One part of the Terrimicrobium sacchariphilum genome encodes these proteins:
- the murG gene encoding undecaprenyldiphospho-muramoylpentapeptide beta-N-acetylglucosaminyltransferase, producing MSTPFRVVIACGGTGGHLFPGLAVAETLKQRGHEILLIVSEKSIDSIALKAHPEFRAEKLPSIGMPSVLSPAFVRFLRRSWESLGHCRDVYRRFRPSAVLGMGGFTSTAPLLAGRMQKLPTFIHESNAIPGRANKLAAKFVTKVLLGFGACAPYFEGKPYAVTGTPVRKNLGGAIPREEALAALKLDPARKTLLVMGGSQGAAGLNQAIFKCAPLWVDQPVQIIHLTGDRDDRLAAANYQREHLLHYVAPFHHKMEEVYSAADLVISRAGASSLSELSQFGLPSILVPYPYATDDHQTANAKVFIEAGAAELVQEAKMAPDSFGLLVTNLLTNDRRREQMAAAARAILPHDAAGNVADEVEKAVQEAQTR from the coding sequence GTGAGCACACCTTTTCGCGTTGTCATAGCCTGCGGAGGCACCGGGGGGCACCTGTTCCCCGGGCTGGCCGTGGCGGAAACCTTGAAGCAGCGCGGACACGAGATCCTCCTCATCGTCTCCGAGAAATCCATCGACAGCATCGCGCTGAAGGCGCACCCGGAGTTCCGGGCTGAGAAGCTGCCCTCCATCGGCATGCCATCAGTGCTGTCACCCGCCTTTGTCCGATTCCTGCGCCGGTCGTGGGAAAGCCTCGGCCATTGCCGCGACGTGTACCGAAGGTTCCGCCCCTCGGCTGTGCTGGGCATGGGCGGTTTCACCTCGACGGCTCCGCTGCTGGCAGGCCGGATGCAAAAGCTGCCGACCTTCATCCACGAGTCCAATGCCATTCCCGGCCGGGCCAACAAGCTCGCGGCGAAGTTCGTCACAAAGGTTCTGCTCGGGTTCGGCGCATGCGCCCCGTATTTTGAAGGCAAGCCTTATGCCGTGACGGGTACGCCGGTACGCAAGAATCTCGGGGGGGCCATCCCACGCGAAGAAGCTCTGGCTGCGCTAAAGCTCGATCCGGCACGCAAAACGCTGCTCGTGATGGGCGGAAGTCAGGGCGCGGCGGGCCTGAACCAGGCGATCTTCAAATGTGCCCCGCTCTGGGTCGACCAGCCGGTGCAGATCATTCACCTCACCGGTGATCGCGACGACCGTCTCGCGGCGGCGAATTACCAGCGCGAGCACCTTCTGCATTACGTCGCGCCGTTCCATCACAAGATGGAGGAGGTCTATTCCGCTGCGGACCTCGTCATCTCGCGCGCGGGCGCATCGAGCCTGAGCGAACTGTCGCAGTTTGGGCTACCCTCGATCCTTGTCCCCTATCCGTACGCCACCGATGACCACCAGACGGCAAATGCCAAGGTCTTCATCGAAGCTGGAGCTGCCGAACTGGTGCAGGAAGCGAAGATGGCACCCGATTCCTTCGGCTTGCTGGTGACCAATTTGCTAACGAACGACCGCCGCCGCGAACAAATGGCAGCCGCAGCGCGCGCCATCCTGCCGCACGACGCGGCTGGTAACGTGGCTGATGAGGTGGAGAAAGCCGTGCAGGAGGCGCAGACACGATGA
- the murC gene encoding UDP-N-acetylmuramate--L-alanine ligase, whose product MNLASLTEFLTSGSRRVHLIGVAGSGMSGIAALLLALGHRVSGSDKVDTVEVERLVKKGLDFHKPHLSGEVNGVELVVYSSAIKAGNVAYDEAVQLGIPMVRRADALAAIMNSKKGVVVCGMHGKTTTSSMAAHVLRSCGLKPSHYVGAEIPILGTNARWDSEGEYFVAEGDESDGTLINYHPEHAIVLNIEPEHLDFYKDLAAIDAVYTKLVTQTRGKVIYCGDDEGATRVCASHPGAVSYGHDAKNRYRITDLVVKNFRSHFTTWRGDDKLGDVTLNIPGAHNALNALAAIALATEIGQPFDRIASALETFRGARRRFEIRHESPRNLVVDDYGHHPTEIAATIATARTGDWKRVLVMFQPHRYTRTLALKEEFGRAFGLADHVFVANVYPASEKPIPGVSGQTIVDAVLANGHPSAFHEEDITRIHQLAGAKIQDGDIILSLGAGNIHEAGARLVKDLETRDALSAVMGSGAIKLYEPLSRHTTMRVGGPAQFWVEPETEEGFADLVSYCDDHDIPFMVMGRGSNLLVRDGGIPGVVAQLSRGEFARYEVNGMEITAGVGLKLKQLTAVAQNAGIGGFEWMEGIPGNLGGSLRMNAGAMGSQTFEQVVRVRYCDTDGNIFTRTPAEMEVHYRDVPTLRQNYALSATLRGFPASSEEIAAKIAESTQKRKTSQPIAASAGCIFKNPTSIPAGKLVDELGFKNFAVGRARVSEVHGNFIVNDGGATAEEILTLIGEIKAAAARERGIELETEVQIVGVDA is encoded by the coding sequence ATGAACCTCGCAAGCCTCACGGAATTTCTCACCAGCGGATCGCGCCGCGTGCACCTGATCGGCGTCGCCGGGTCGGGCATGAGCGGTATCGCCGCGCTTCTTTTGGCCCTGGGCCATCGCGTGAGCGGATCCGACAAAGTCGACACTGTCGAGGTCGAGCGTTTGGTCAAAAAGGGCCTGGATTTTCACAAGCCTCACCTGTCAGGAGAAGTCAACGGCGTCGAGCTGGTGGTTTACTCCTCCGCGATCAAGGCGGGCAACGTGGCCTACGACGAGGCCGTGCAGCTCGGCATCCCCATGGTGCGCCGCGCCGACGCGCTGGCCGCGATCATGAACTCCAAGAAGGGCGTGGTTGTGTGCGGCATGCACGGCAAGACCACGACGTCCTCGATGGCTGCGCATGTGCTGCGCTCGTGCGGGCTGAAGCCGTCGCATTACGTCGGCGCGGAGATTCCGATCCTCGGCACAAACGCGCGATGGGATTCCGAGGGCGAGTACTTCGTGGCTGAGGGCGACGAAAGCGACGGCACGCTGATCAACTACCATCCCGAGCACGCCATCGTTCTCAACATCGAGCCCGAGCACCTGGATTTCTACAAGGATCTCGCCGCCATCGACGCGGTCTACACCAAGCTGGTCACGCAGACACGCGGCAAGGTGATCTACTGCGGCGACGACGAGGGCGCGACCCGCGTCTGCGCTTCGCATCCCGGCGCTGTGAGTTACGGGCATGATGCGAAGAACCGCTACCGCATCACGGACCTCGTGGTGAAAAATTTCCGCTCGCACTTCACGACCTGGCGCGGCGACGACAAGCTGGGCGACGTAACGCTGAACATCCCCGGCGCTCACAACGCGCTCAACGCCCTCGCCGCCATCGCGCTGGCCACGGAGATCGGACAGCCGTTTGACCGTATTGCCTCGGCCCTCGAGACCTTCCGCGGAGCCCGCCGTCGGTTTGAAATCCGGCACGAGTCGCCCCGTAACCTCGTGGTGGACGATTACGGACACCATCCCACGGAAATCGCCGCGACGATCGCGACGGCGCGCACGGGCGATTGGAAGCGCGTACTCGTCATGTTCCAGCCCCACCGCTATACGCGCACGCTGGCACTGAAGGAGGAATTTGGCCGCGCCTTCGGCCTGGCGGATCATGTGTTCGTCGCCAATGTGTACCCGGCGAGCGAAAAACCGATTCCCGGCGTGTCAGGCCAGACCATTGTCGACGCCGTGCTGGCGAACGGGCATCCCTCCGCCTTCCACGAGGAAGACATCACTCGCATCCATCAGCTCGCCGGGGCGAAAATCCAGGATGGCGACATCATTCTCAGCCTGGGAGCAGGAAATATCCACGAGGCGGGCGCCCGCCTCGTGAAGGACCTGGAAACACGCGACGCGCTCAGCGCGGTGATGGGGTCGGGTGCGATCAAGCTATACGAGCCTCTTTCCCGGCATACGACGATGCGCGTGGGCGGGCCGGCTCAGTTCTGGGTCGAGCCCGAGACGGAGGAAGGTTTCGCCGACCTCGTGAGCTACTGCGACGACCATGACATCCCGTTTATGGTGATGGGCCGCGGGTCCAACCTGCTCGTGCGCGACGGGGGCATTCCCGGCGTGGTGGCGCAGCTTTCCCGTGGGGAGTTCGCCCGCTACGAGGTCAACGGCATGGAGATCACGGCGGGCGTCGGCCTCAAGCTCAAGCAGCTCACAGCGGTGGCTCAGAATGCGGGCATCGGCGGATTTGAGTGGATGGAAGGCATCCCCGGCAATCTTGGCGGCAGCCTGCGCATGAATGCGGGCGCAATGGGATCGCAGACTTTTGAACAGGTGGTACGCGTGCGCTATTGCGATACGGACGGCAACATCTTCACCCGCACCCCGGCCGAAATGGAGGTGCATTACCGCGACGTTCCCACGTTGCGACAGAATTACGCACTCTCCGCCACGTTACGCGGCTTTCCCGCCAGCTCCGAGGAGATCGCGGCAAAGATCGCCGAGTCGACGCAAAAGCGCAAAACCTCGCAGCCCATCGCGGCCAGCGCCGGGTGTATTTTCAAGAATCCTACCAGCATCCCGGCGGGCAAGCTGGTCGATGAACTCGGATTCAAGAACTTCGCCGTGGGCCGGGCCCGCGTCTCCGAGGTTCACGGCAATTTCATCGTCAACGACGGCGGAGCGACGGCGGAGGAAATCCTCACGCTCATCGGCGAGATCAAGGCCGCCGCGGCGCGCGAGCGCGGGATCGAATTGGAAACCGAAGTACAGATCGTAGGAGTGGACGCATAA
- a CDS encoding D-alanine--D-alanine ligase has protein sequence MSSGILNEKVVAVLMGGPGAEREVSLRSGAAVARALSTLGAKAVEVDVTGPHFTLPEGVHLAYNMIHGTFGEDGQLQAILEAKGVPYTGEGVEGSRLAFDKIESKRKFDAAGVPTAAFEVLGRGDQPGLIAPYVIKAPRQGSSVGVHIIHDTAHVPAALEDCFQFGDEVLVEDFVKGRELTIGILGGKALPVIEIVPNEGFYDYAHKYTKGASSYYVPAEIGEENTRRVQEAAEAAHKALGLEIYSRVDILLAADGSLSVLEINTIPGMTETSLLPKAAAVVGLDFPALCERIAELSLARHNR, from the coding sequence ATGAGCAGTGGAATTTTGAATGAGAAGGTGGTGGCGGTGCTGATGGGCGGACCGGGCGCTGAGCGCGAGGTCTCCTTGCGATCGGGCGCCGCTGTGGCGCGTGCGCTGAGCACGCTTGGCGCGAAGGCGGTCGAAGTCGACGTGACCGGGCCGCATTTCACCCTGCCCGAGGGCGTGCATCTCGCGTACAACATGATTCACGGCACGTTCGGCGAGGATGGCCAGCTCCAGGCGATACTGGAAGCGAAGGGCGTCCCGTACACCGGTGAGGGAGTCGAGGGAAGCCGTCTCGCCTTTGACAAGATCGAGAGCAAGCGAAAGTTCGACGCGGCAGGCGTACCGACGGCAGCATTTGAGGTGCTCGGTCGTGGCGATCAGCCCGGCCTCATTGCCCCGTACGTGATCAAGGCGCCCCGCCAGGGATCCAGTGTGGGCGTGCACATCATTCACGACACGGCTCATGTCCCGGCGGCGCTGGAGGATTGCTTCCAGTTCGGCGACGAGGTGCTGGTGGAGGATTTTGTCAAAGGCCGCGAGCTGACGATCGGCATCCTGGGAGGAAAGGCGCTGCCGGTGATCGAGATCGTGCCCAATGAGGGATTCTACGACTACGCGCACAAGTACACGAAGGGCGCTTCGTCGTACTATGTGCCCGCCGAAATCGGCGAGGAAAACACGCGGAGGGTACAGGAAGCCGCCGAGGCCGCACACAAGGCGTTGGGACTGGAAATTTATTCGCGAGTGGATATTCTGTTGGCCGCCGACGGCAGCTTGAGCGTGCTGGAGATCAACACGATCCCGGGCATGACGGAAACCAGCCTGCTGCCAAAGGCTGCGGCGGTGGTCGGACTCGACTTCCCCGCGCTCTGCGAACGTATTGCCGAACTTTCCCTGGCCCGACATAACCGATGA
- a CDS encoding LysM peptidoglycan-binding domain-containing protein, which produces MPLRRAPQRPRPQAAQPMRARTATVDEAYDDEEEDYGGEAEPNMKFSHAVVVVLALHLIAVGGIFAFNSIKAKQTADSKTGKAAAVSSASSTAASENEPEVAPADVPAQAASAPVKPQNLDSWIGRSHTVQAGETLSRIAAQYKVTVSAIEKANEITSYSTLVVGQVLKIPPTGAPETKQTAPASTAKHEAAPVKAPAATGTISSATRPTTTATTAAITTAETSKPAPATKAEAETDTPGAHGTASGDVYTVAKGDNPYSIAKKLHVSYSDLLSVNEIKDPTKIQIGQRLKIPAKKN; this is translated from the coding sequence ATGCCATTGCGCCGAGCACCTCAGCGCCCCCGCCCGCAGGCCGCCCAGCCGATGCGCGCACGGACGGCGACGGTCGACGAAGCGTACGATGACGAGGAGGAGGATTACGGAGGCGAGGCCGAGCCGAACATGAAGTTCTCGCATGCCGTGGTCGTAGTGCTCGCGCTGCACCTTATCGCGGTGGGCGGTATCTTTGCCTTCAACTCCATCAAGGCCAAGCAGACGGCGGACTCCAAGACCGGCAAGGCCGCTGCGGTCTCCTCAGCGTCCAGTACCGCAGCAAGTGAAAACGAGCCGGAGGTCGCTCCTGCCGACGTGCCAGCCCAGGCAGCCAGTGCTCCGGTGAAACCGCAGAACCTCGACAGTTGGATCGGGCGCTCGCACACCGTGCAGGCAGGCGAGACGCTCTCGCGTATTGCGGCTCAGTACAAGGTGACTGTCAGCGCCATCGAAAAAGCCAATGAGATCACAAGCTACTCGACTCTTGTAGTGGGCCAGGTGCTGAAGATTCCTCCTACTGGCGCTCCCGAGACGAAGCAAACTGCACCCGCCTCGACCGCGAAGCATGAAGCCGCCCCGGTCAAAGCTCCGGCGGCCACGGGTACGATCAGTTCTGCCACACGACCGACAACAACGGCTACGACCGCAGCCATCACGACAGCCGAAACAAGCAAGCCCGCTCCGGCGACCAAAGCCGAGGCGGAAACCGACACGCCAGGCGCACATGGCACGGCGTCGGGCGATGTGTACACCGTGGCCAAAGGGGACAACCCGTACTCCATCGCAAAGAAACTCCATGTGAGCTATAGCGACCTGCTTTCCGTCAACGAAATCAAGGACCCGACAAAAATCCAGATCGGCCAGAGACTGAAGATTCCCGCCAAGAAGAACTAA
- the murD gene encoding UDP-N-acetylmuramoyl-L-alanine--D-glutamate ligase — MIYSGKTAVVLGLGHSGEAAALLLSEEGATVTVCESKETPSLRERAAKLEAQGIKVLFGTAADTDATDYDVCILSPGIDPVVPLVQNVIAKRIPIIGELELAYEECICPVIAITGTNGKTTTTELTTEMLKGCGLRTMSSGNIGLPFATAVKRSHELDVMVLEVSSFQLETIKAFRPQVSAWLNLSPNHLDRYPGMAEYRDAKLRIFENQTAEDFAVVNARDELPEIAAKKLTFSAYTDDADLTLRDSVIYFRGEPVLDQRNTKLPGIHNAENLMAALGMGYAFGLDFDKMAAAVTEYTAPAHRCEFVRTLNGVRFVNDSKATNLDSVEKAILSQEGSLVLIAGGKDKGFEFDPIAPLIRERVNAAVLIGEMKERIAKSWSGVPVQLADTLEEAVEKARAVAQPGDTVLFSPGTSSYDMFRNYGERGNRFKEAVNALN, encoded by the coding sequence ATGATTTACTCTGGCAAAACCGCAGTCGTGCTCGGGCTCGGCCACAGTGGCGAGGCCGCCGCGCTCCTCCTCAGCGAGGAAGGCGCGACCGTGACCGTGTGCGAGAGCAAGGAGACGCCGAGTCTGCGTGAACGCGCGGCAAAGCTCGAGGCGCAAGGAATCAAGGTGCTCTTCGGCACAGCGGCAGATACGGACGCGACGGATTATGACGTCTGCATCCTCAGCCCCGGCATCGATCCTGTCGTGCCACTGGTGCAGAACGTGATCGCCAAGCGAATCCCGATCATCGGCGAGCTTGAGCTGGCCTACGAGGAATGCATCTGCCCGGTCATCGCCATCACCGGCACAAACGGCAAGACGACGACGACCGAACTGACCACCGAGATGCTGAAAGGTTGCGGCCTGCGCACGATGTCGAGCGGCAACATCGGTCTGCCCTTTGCCACCGCGGTCAAGCGCAGCCACGAGCTCGACGTGATGGTCCTGGAGGTGAGTTCGTTCCAGTTGGAAACGATCAAGGCCTTCCGCCCGCAGGTGTCCGCGTGGCTCAACCTGAGTCCGAACCACCTCGACCGCTATCCCGGCATGGCCGAGTATCGCGACGCGAAGCTGCGCATCTTTGAAAACCAGACGGCGGAGGATTTCGCCGTGGTCAATGCACGCGATGAACTCCCGGAGATCGCCGCGAAAAAGCTGACCTTCAGCGCGTATACGGATGATGCGGACCTCACCCTGCGCGACTCGGTGATTTATTTCCGCGGCGAGCCCGTGCTCGACCAGCGCAACACGAAGCTGCCCGGCATTCACAACGCGGAGAACCTCATGGCCGCTCTGGGGATGGGGTATGCTTTCGGCCTCGATTTTGACAAGATGGCGGCGGCGGTGACCGAGTACACGGCTCCGGCGCATCGCTGCGAGTTTGTGCGCACGCTGAACGGCGTGCGGTTCGTAAACGATTCCAAGGCAACCAACCTCGACTCCGTCGAGAAAGCGATCCTCTCGCAGGAGGGTTCGCTCGTGTTGATCGCGGGAGGCAAGGACAAGGGCTTTGAGTTTGATCCCATCGCCCCCCTCATCCGGGAACGGGTGAACGCGGCGGTGCTCATCGGCGAGATGAAGGAACGCATCGCAAAATCCTGGTCCGGCGTGCCGGTGCAACTGGCCGACACACTCGAGGAAGCCGTCGAGAAGGCGCGCGCGGTCGCGCAACCCGGCGACACTGTCCTGTTTTCCCCCGGGACCTCGTCCTACGACATGTTCCGCAACTACGGCGAACGCGGCAATCGCTTCAAGGAAGCCGTCAACGCCCTGAATTAA
- the ftsA gene encoding cell division protein FtsA translates to MARSDILVGVEVGTSKVCAVVGETGREGTLRILGVGSAPSRGVRKGEIVDIAIATECVHDALADAETNSDAEIGSVSVAVTGSHIRSFNSRGAILIPSERFEIDEEDVSEVAVKAREVNIPTENAFLHSIIQHYYVDGQDGVLNPIGMVGRRLEADYHIIHGVKTRLQNTLRCIRENGVQLDEVVVNSLASAQAVLDQHQKDLGAVVIDMGGGVTDYIVYENGAVRHSGVLAVGGDHISNDISLGLRIPLTRAEKLKVEEGSTVLGQGTPGEMIVLKNDAGFSGKEVEREMLNTIIHARVREMFELIRKGIESEIPLHLLGAGVVLTGGCSLIKGIKDVAESVFDLPVSLAREAGVSGPKSVLNNPQYSTAIGLIKFTQALRAEEEDPGLFGSVLQKIGGIFRRKG, encoded by the coding sequence ATGGCTCGCTCAGACATCCTCGTCGGTGTGGAGGTGGGAACCTCCAAGGTATGCGCGGTCGTCGGAGAGACTGGCCGCGAGGGTACCCTGCGCATCCTCGGCGTGGGCTCGGCCCCATCGCGCGGCGTGCGCAAAGGTGAGATCGTGGACATAGCCATCGCCACGGAGTGCGTGCACGACGCCCTGGCAGATGCGGAGACCAACAGCGACGCCGAGATCGGCAGCGTGTCGGTTGCGGTGACGGGCAGCCACATCCGGAGTTTCAACAGCCGTGGCGCGATCCTGATCCCGTCGGAGCGCTTCGAGATCGATGAAGAGGATGTCTCCGAGGTCGCCGTGAAGGCTCGCGAGGTAAACATCCCGACCGAGAATGCCTTCCTGCATTCCATCATCCAGCATTACTACGTGGACGGCCAGGACGGGGTGCTCAACCCGATCGGCATGGTCGGCCGCAGGCTGGAGGCGGATTACCACATCATCCATGGCGTCAAGACGCGCCTGCAAAACACCCTGCGCTGCATCCGCGAAAATGGCGTGCAGCTCGACGAGGTGGTGGTGAATTCCCTCGCCTCCGCACAGGCTGTACTCGACCAGCACCAGAAGGACCTCGGCGCGGTCGTGATCGACATGGGCGGCGGGGTGACGGATTACATCGTCTACGAGAACGGTGCGGTGCGCCACAGCGGCGTGCTGGCCGTGGGCGGCGACCATATCAGCAACGACATATCGCTGGGCTTGCGCATTCCGCTCACCCGCGCGGAGAAACTCAAGGTCGAGGAAGGTTCCACCGTGCTCGGCCAGGGGACGCCGGGCGAAATGATCGTGCTGAAGAACGACGCAGGATTCTCCGGCAAGGAGGTCGAGCGCGAGATGCTCAACACGATCATCCATGCACGCGTACGCGAGATGTTTGAACTGATCCGCAAGGGGATCGAGAGCGAAATCCCGCTCCACCTGCTCGGTGCGGGCGTGGTGCTGACGGGCGGATGCAGCCTGATCAAGGGCATCAAGGACGTGGCGGAGTCGGTCTTCGACCTGCCGGTGAGCCTCGCGCGCGAAGCGGGAGTATCGGGACCGAAGTCGGTACTGAACAACCCGCAATACTCGACGGCGATCGGCTTGATCAAGTTTACCCAGGCTTTACGAGCGGAAGAGGAAGACCCCGGTCTTTTCGGCTCGGTGCTCCAAAAAATCGGGGGAATCTTCCGCAGAAAGGGCTAG
- a CDS encoding cell division protein FtsQ/DivIB, with protein MIQRRSTARPANRRSRHASPRAHLLDVQIRTSTARRQRNEKVGKWVFNLVLIGSVSVAAVLGLKTGLDKFFFQNADYTLKRISLELDNILTREEALEETGLREGENIFSVDLAKVEAKLKAIPQVASVHVERELPDHISVTMTARDPVAWVAAPGETGDVTASEKSMLVDATGFLMRPRHIQPEYFHLPVIYGVKSDDVQDGELLANEDLRVALNLIQTVYSRPESLLRIRTLDISKGYSITVVNDQNAHIVFAASNFDEQLAHLQKLLQHCEETGRTLEKVNLMVKRNTPVTFVVASAPPEVTQKSQPIGSSPKTRRN; from the coding sequence ATGATTCAACGCCGCTCCACCGCTCGTCCCGCCAATCGCCGCTCGAGGCATGCCTCGCCGCGCGCGCATTTGCTCGACGTGCAAATCCGCACCTCCACGGCGCGGAGACAGCGGAATGAAAAGGTGGGCAAGTGGGTCTTCAACCTCGTCCTCATCGGGTCCGTCTCCGTGGCGGCCGTGTTGGGACTCAAGACCGGACTCGACAAGTTCTTCTTTCAAAACGCCGACTACACCCTGAAACGTATCAGCCTGGAGCTCGACAATATCCTGACTCGCGAAGAGGCACTCGAGGAAACCGGGCTGCGGGAGGGGGAGAACATTTTCTCTGTCGATCTGGCCAAGGTGGAGGCGAAGCTCAAGGCGATCCCGCAGGTGGCGAGTGTCCACGTCGAGCGCGAACTGCCTGACCATATCTCGGTGACCATGACGGCCCGGGACCCGGTAGCCTGGGTGGCCGCTCCGGGTGAGACAGGCGACGTGACCGCCTCGGAGAAATCCATGCTGGTCGACGCGACGGGCTTCCTTATGCGCCCGCGTCACATCCAGCCCGAATACTTTCATCTCCCCGTGATCTACGGAGTGAAAAGCGACGACGTGCAGGACGGCGAACTGCTGGCCAATGAAGACCTGCGCGTGGCCCTCAACCTCATTCAAACCGTGTACTCGCGCCCCGAGTCACTGCTGCGCATTCGCACGCTCGATATCTCCAAGGGGTACAGCATCACGGTCGTGAACGACCAAAACGCACACATCGTCTTTGCCGCGTCCAACTTCGACGAGCAGCTCGCCCATTTGCAGAAGCTGCTCCAGCATTGCGAGGAGACGGGCCGCACCCTGGAGAAAGTGAATTTAATGGTTAAGCGGAACACCCCTGTAACCTTCGTCGTCGCCTCAGCTCCGCCCGAGGTGACGCAGAAATCCCAACCCATCGGAAGCTCGCCGAAAACCCGGAGAAACTAA
- the ftsW gene encoding putative lipid II flippase FtsW, translating to MQKNAITVLLFTVAALTALGFVMLFSTSAFAQESHGDIYFFVKRQGFWLAISVAAALVGATIDYHWWRKLWPVFFGASFILLLFCFVPGIGMKINGSYRWLNLGVATFQPSELAKLAAIFFTAWWFEKYEANAGEFLKGIVFPFAVVAILLAPIARQTDLGYTALIGATTLAIMFIAGIRLRWVIPAAIIGVVGIIYVATHIDERQNRLMAFLEPEKHQAGSGYQGYQALIAFGSGGTEGLGLGEGRQKMSYLPYAHTDFIFPMIGEELGLKFTLLTVFGYLLMCLCGVMVAMNARDRFGMLLGFGCIMIVVLQSIVNIGVTTSLLPNKGMPLPFISFGGSNLAICYFMMGILVNIHRHGNPLVSVSSPILNHVRNYCRL from the coding sequence ATGCAGAAAAACGCCATCACCGTACTCCTGTTTACTGTGGCAGCTTTGACAGCCCTGGGCTTTGTCATGCTCTTCAGTACGAGCGCGTTTGCGCAGGAGAGCCATGGCGACATTTATTTCTTCGTGAAGAGGCAGGGATTCTGGCTCGCCATCTCGGTGGCAGCGGCGCTGGTGGGAGCCACGATCGACTATCATTGGTGGCGCAAGCTGTGGCCGGTTTTTTTCGGGGCGTCTTTCATCCTGCTCCTGTTCTGCTTCGTACCGGGCATCGGCATGAAGATCAACGGTTCCTACCGCTGGCTTAACCTCGGCGTTGCGACCTTCCAACCCAGCGAACTGGCCAAGCTCGCGGCCATCTTTTTCACCGCGTGGTGGTTTGAGAAATACGAGGCCAATGCCGGGGAGTTTCTCAAGGGAATCGTATTTCCGTTTGCGGTCGTTGCGATCCTCCTGGCTCCCATCGCCAGACAGACCGATCTCGGCTACACTGCGCTGATCGGGGCCACGACGCTCGCGATCATGTTCATCGCCGGCATTCGCCTGCGTTGGGTGATTCCCGCCGCCATCATCGGCGTAGTGGGCATCATTTACGTGGCCACGCACATCGACGAACGCCAGAATCGGCTCATGGCGTTTCTAGAACCCGAGAAACACCAGGCGGGGTCCGGTTACCAAGGTTACCAGGCGCTGATCGCCTTTGGCTCCGGCGGCACGGAGGGATTGGGCCTCGGCGAGGGGCGGCAGAAAATGTCGTACCTGCCCTACGCGCACACGGACTTTATTTTCCCCATGATCGGCGAGGAGCTCGGGCTGAAATTCACCCTCCTCACCGTCTTTGGTTACCTGCTGATGTGCCTTTGCGGCGTGATGGTGGCCATGAATGCGCGCGACCGGTTCGGGATGTTGCTAGGCTTTGGCTGCATCATGATCGTCGTTTTACAATCCATCGTGAACATTGGGGTGACCACATCCCTGCTGCCCAACAAGGGCATGCCGCTGCCATTCATCAGTTTTGGTGGTTCGAATCTGGCAATCTGCTACTTCATGATGGGTATCCTGGTGAACATCCACCGCCACGGAAATCCGCTGGTATCGGTGTCTTCGCCCATCCTCAATCACGTAAGAAACTACTGCCGCCTGTGA